The Helianthus annuus cultivar XRQ/B chromosome 11, HanXRQr2.0-SUNRISE, whole genome shotgun sequence region ATGAGGTTCCGTTAGTGGCGTATACAGATGATGGGTTAAGCATGCTGGCTTCTAAAATTGGTTCTCCTATGAGGTTGGATTCGTATACAAGTGATATGTGTAATGAGGCTTGGGGAAGGAGCAGCTATGCTAGGGCTCTCATTGAAATATCGGCTGAACATGACTTTAAAGAGGTTCTAACCATGGCTATTCCCGAGTTGGATGAAGGTAAGTATGTTACTGAGACTATTCGAGTGGAATATGAATGGATACCCCCAAGATGTGCTCACTATCATGTGTTTGGACATGACTCTGAGGGATGTACTAAATGCATTGGTTCGACGTCGCAACCTCCTACCAACAAGCCGAAAGTAGATGAGGATGGTTACACTGAAGTTAGGTCGAAAAAGAGTGCAAAGAAGAGTGGTTTTCAGGTAAAAAGACAGGGAGTTCTCCCTATGTAAATGAGCAGGGTACTACTTCGTCTAAGATTCAAACTCATAACCCGTTTAGTGCTCTTGTAGTTGGTGGGGGGAATGGGGGTTCCATACTAGGAAACAAAAAAGGGGGACGTGTTCCTAATGAGGAGTCTGATGAGGATGAGGTAGAGGTGGTTTATGATGAAAGCAATGAGTTTATGACATCGGGCACGCGTCCCACGTCTACTAcggcaggggcaagcacctctcaTATAAGGTTCTCCAATGGATAGAGTTTGTTTATATCGGGCTAGGGGTTTGCTTCTTGGGGGCAACTTCATTTTTGATGATGGCGGATGAAGATTTTGTTTGTTAGTTTTGTCTTGTCTACAAGTTAGTCATTTTCATGATTGTAGTAGGTTAGGTTGATGTGGTTTATTGGTAGTTTTTTGTCATTTTTGATTACATATATGGGGcctgtcctgtatatgaactagtggggaactcatcctcactacttgtacttatttggcgGTTGTCTATAATAGAATCACCAGGGTAACCCTTTACATTGTTgcgtgacatcgtttcaaaatcgtttacccaagtgaactaaataacgccacgatatgtaatatgatgaaaacacttatatataagaagtaccagcggcgtatctaccatgttttcaccatattacccccgtctcgttatctatacacttaaccaaaaaccaatcgtttatcgaaatcgtttaacatcatttccaaatcgtttccaattcgttcccaaatcgttcccatatcgttcccaaatcgttcccaaatcgtttactcgtttagatcgtttaaatcgtcctcattttaaattgtgaaaacttatatatggtcgtctcgttaataacattcaaacctttgtgactcgtccatcgttcaactcgttctcgtattaacaaaccaccaaagggtaagttaacaaacatcagattcagtcgctacccacaacccccacacataaccatgggtgtagtaaagtaacgggatttgtcagatcctatggtaccataacctaatactggtcggcttgatcaatgctaatgaatgtcattcgttatgtaactacaaccaacaagttcgttcactttatcgaaatcgttcttagtttagtaaaatcgtttaatcgtttttgaaatcatcgtttaaactttgaaaacatttcgtacatatgaatcaccccaaaacatttaaaaacagtaaaataggggaactatgtactcacatgtagtgcaaagtatcctcgatcaaatagaacttcaacaaactcgagcaaaccagagaaatcatgTAGCTCCTAGTAaacgaaccactagtcaaacaatagacgcctaaatcggaagatcggacagaatgaggtcttgtaaaccaaatgatggttggaactcatgtgatatggtttaacaaagcctacatcctaaatcggaacctaacctaagtgctttcgacccatcgtgaccaattaaggtagcttacgctactttaacgcgtcgtgcgcacaatgcgcgttcgagacgtctaactagtcctgtgacaagtattatatgcccctacatgtttaattatgttacataatcagttacgtgtcaaaagtttaggttacatatgcttaattaccaaatATGTATGAAAAGAGTactttggtaatttaccaaaggcatataaattacctatcatgcgactactcaaacctaagtgaccataaggtataacctcggaaggttattccctatgctactatggtcactaaacatgtttggtcggatcctaatgatcgaccaaacgggtcgttttcgaaagtctaagcgggtgtttagtccgcttgacttacgactctacacaagcactaatctaaaagtgacgagctaaacatgtcgaaacatgtttagttaagttagaaaacaggttttgatatcaaaacaaacggttttgacatcctagagtagtttggttacaaaatacgcgagaaaatgcattttggccgaaactacgactcgccactgagcctagataacgtggtaatcagtaggtatagtcactagggactataaccattgtgattacgctcatgttatgaagttcaaacgaacttcgcgttgaccataaacaggtcaaagcagaaagtcaaacacagtttgactttaacgacagaaacgaacgaaaaacgcgaaagaatacttacagaaggtccccgcaagattcgaacccgattcactctcaggtaggaagcacaaacttccacttagagagtgtagaatcagattcaaatgtgagggaaatgagtgaagggtggggggtatttataggaaatccacaaccgttaggatcgttcctcgtaaaTCGAGCTTGAATCTCAACCTTACCCTTGGGCCCAaggtattagaatacaatgggaaCATGAAAACCATCAAAGTTTGCCCATAGAATGCAAAAAAAAACAGGTGCAAGTATgaggaacagctggatcaagctgtTTGCaacattctgctgatctggggaggctttacggaccgtatgaggtcccttacagtccgtaaggacctctggtgctggcaacaactttcagcaattggcagaacaggcccctgcagccccaaacttgatttttaagcatttttggcacgtttaaaccccgttaaccccattttaaggctctaaaatgaagttaaagtatagggaacttaaaatgtgctcaaaaatatcacggatgtcggctcgtttggtcgtacgattgcgttgttcggttaattacgacgggagtcgtaacgaacgaaaaacgatccaaattaagcgacgaatggaattttatcatgccaaacactaaaataaaatattttaatgcttacataaatttttggatgtccggatatattcagaacgtaagatatgcgtgaaaatgcaaacttgtgcactttttgacgcttttagtccctattaatcaataaagtttattttagcataccgaacccctcaaagcctatttccatgctatgtaaaggttattgagggtatgtttaacttatgatcaagttccggagtgttcgttactgtacaaatcggtatagtttcgcagtttgacacaaatagtccctgcgatcgaacaaagttgatttcaacacaccaaaccatccaaaacttatttctaagttatgtggaggttatttaaggtatgttaagcctatttcactattccggagtgtttgttacattaaactggttatatttacgcattagtgcgcgtataaccttccagaaagcgatttagagcttgaaattggaatcgaatcgaattgtaaaaccaaacacaaatacacacaaaataacaccaaaacacatataatcacaccaaagcacattgttttattaataatcaacattgttttatatcgtacatcgattacagagcacagttgtcacagtctcccctacttcaggaaatttcgtcccgaaattttaactagaggaagcttgtgaaaacaaatgtggatatttggtCATCATCTGGTCCTTacattcccaagtaaattctgggccacgtttggactcccaacgaactttaaccaaatgaatccgtttgtccTTCAAGTGCTTGaaagtacggtccactatctccacgggtttctcgacaaagtgcatcgtatcatcgattcggatctcgtcgagaggaatgtgaagatcagcgtcagctaaacactttcgcagtttggacacgtgaaaagtcggatgaatatttccaagatCTGGAGgcagctctagtcgataggcaaccttcccaattctttccatgatcttgaatggtcccacatatcgaggtgcaagttttcctttctttccaaatctcacgactcccttccaaggtgaaaccttgagcaggacatgatctccgacttgaaattctaagggcttgcgtcgcatatccgcataactcttttgacggcttctagctgtcacaagattatcgcgaattttcttgattttatcgtttgtttctagaacgagctcaggtccagtaagctgagcttcaccagtctcgttccaacagacaggtgaacgacattttcgaccgtagagagcttcgaatggtgccatattgatgctagcatgataactattgttgtaagagaactcaatcattggcagatgagaatcccaaataccaccaaagtctatcacgcatgctctaagcatatcctccaaagtttgaattgtcctctcggattgtccatctgtttagggatgataagcagtgcttagatttagttgggttcccatagcagattgcatggtcttccaaaaatgagatgaaaatcgagcatcacgatcagaaatgatatccaaaggaacaccatgtcgtgatataatctcatcaacataaatctttgcaagtttatcaacagatagatcctcgcgaatcggaagaaaatgagctgacttcgttaatcgatcgataacaacccaaatagcatcatgacctttagacgtacgcggtaatttagtgatgagatccatcgcaaggctctcccacttccaaaccggtatctctggttgtacaagcaaaccagaaggtcgttgatgttcagccttgactttaagacaagttaggcatttcgctacatacaaggcaacatctttcttcataccaggccaccagaacttagtacgaagatccttgtacattttataagcaccaggatggatagaatatcgagacttgtgagattcgtccatcactagggcgtgaagatcgtcttgtttcgggacccacaaacgatccttgaaataaagcaaactATCGCCTTTCCtttcgagcttaagctcaagttgaagcgGTAGCTCATCTTTCAATAAACCCTTGATCACACAGGATCGTTGAGCTTGAAGGACACGAGATTGGATATCAGATAGAACTTGGACAgagtgaagcttgactcgctcttttcgactaagcgcatcggccacgacattcgccttaccagggtggtagcgaatctcgcaatcgtaatcgttcaagagttcaacccaacgtcgttgcctcatgttcagctctttctgattaagaatatgctggagacttttgtggtctgtgaacaccacacacttcgtgccatagaggtaatgtctccagatcttaagtgcgaaaaccatagctcctaactcaagatcatgagtcgtatagttcttctcgtggattttcagctatctagatgcatatgcaataactttacctcgttgcatgaggacgcaaccaaggcctaagttggatgcatcgcaatagacaacgaaatcatcgtttccctcgggcagagatagaacaggagcattacataacttccgCTTCAGCGTTtagaacgcttcttcttgtttgggtccccactcaaaaggcttattcttctgagtcaaagtagtgagtggaaccgcaattttcgagaaattagaaatgaattgacgatagtaaccagcaagaccaagaaaagattgaatctctgtaggcgtcgttggcgtactccaatccttaatagcaacaatcttggacggatccacatgaataccctgcttgttgactatatgacccagaaactgaacttctttaagccagaattcacacttggagaatttagcgaaaagttgttccttcttaaggagttccaacgttaagcgaaggtgttgctcgtgatcggctcgagtcttcgaataaatgagaatatcgtcgatgaacacaataatgaacttgtctaaataaggtttacagaccctattcattaagtccataaagatagctggagcattcgtcaagccaaaaggcatgactgtgaactcgtaatgcccatatctcgtgcggaaagcagttttgggaatatcttcttcgaaaacacgaagttgatgatacccagaacgcagatcgatcttagaaaaacatgaagcaccttgcagctggtcaaagagatcatcaattcgaggtaggggatatcgattcttgatggtaagcttgttaagctcacgataatcgatacacattcgaaaagacccatctttctttttcacgaagaggacaggagctccccaaggtgaataactcggacggatgaatcctttatcagataactcttgaagttgtttcaataactcttgcatctctgaaggtgcaagacgataaggtgctttcgcaatcgggttggcattgggtacaaggtcgatatgaaactcaacttgacgaaccagaggcaaaccaggcagttcatcaggaaacacctctggataatcccgaacaatcggaatatcctgaatactcttactcctgcctttctcctcggtgacatgtgctagaaaagcaacatatccttttctcaaataactctgggcctttgtacacgacataagcttcaaaccgccagatggcttctcgccacgaacttccaaaacatcgccagacgaaagaggaatacgaacaatcttatcgaaacaaaccacctcagcgtggtgtttggttaaccaatccattccaacgataatgtcgaagctcccaagttgcattggcgtgaggtcaataggaaaaagatggttatcaaggttcaactgacaatcacgaataacagaatcgagaacaagaggtttaccagtagcaacttcgacagataagggtttcctcaatttagttctaggtatcgcaagcaaaggctcaaaacgaaacaaaacttttatcggcaccagaatcaaaaagaatagatgcgggttgattgttgacaagaaacgtaccattgacaacctcgttgtcagcccttgcttcgtttgcattcaaattgtatgctcgccctcgagcaggattcacgttggcgttgacgttcgcattcggattcgcattagcatttgccagcctcggacagttgttgcggaagtggccaaactctccacaattaaaacatgaacctggtgggaatctagcagcattcccttgtgctggagcttgaacctgggcaacctgattttgtcctgaatgacaaacattggctaaatgcccaagtctaccacacgtcgtgcattgcttacaagcttgttgtgcaacatgatgaccgttgcagcgagcacaatgaggtgcggtaccggCATACGCCTTTTTCGTAGGAGGTTGAGCTGGTgtgttgtgacaactcgtattttgaaccCAACCTAGTATAACTCGCTTGAACTTTATGTGAATATTGGAACTGATTGTGTGAACttgaatgttatgtgattatgattTTTTGTGACATTGTGCATCGGATATAAACGGACCAAAACTCCAACCCACTTGCCTACACAACCCATTCGGTCCATGTGGTTAGACTCGAGACCTTGGGGACGGCCCAAGTAGGGGTCGGCCCACCCTTCTTAAACATGTAAACACTATGGGGGGGGTTTTGTTCTCTCATTGTTAcaacaacacaaacacacacaaaccctaaagaactctctctctccctctcggctactTGGAACCCGGCGACACACCCACACCCTACAACCGAGGATCATTCTTGTCTCTTCTTTAATTCGGTTAGTAATTGATATGTCTATtgttggtttgaatattgttgagGAATCGGTTGTTATATGAATGTTCTTGTGAGTATTGTTGCATGATAGTatgtttgattatgatgctaaCTGTTAATGTTCATGAATCGGCCATGTTTGTATGTTTGTACCTAATCGGATATGATGCTTGTTAACCGGCTGTGATGTTATGATTTGGGAACATGATTTAGGTTGCCTGATAGTCTATGAAATCGATTGTCACATGATCCGATCCACTGTTCTTGATGATAATGGTGTGAACATGCATGAATCTTGATTAAAAAATGTTGTTTGATCCGTATGAATGCTATtgaaaaactgttaattgatcatGATTGAACTGCCAAATTTGTGCATAATCTGTTACGGAATTTAGAAGCTACAAATCAGGAAGACAGTTACACCGGGTTGCGACaagaggttgcgagtcgggaacgcctagtctcgactcgagacctcacaccgacacacagcagcacaactcgaaaccgtggttgcgagtccagttgcgactcgacaccgacacaaaacagcatgaaccgaaaccacggttgcgagtcaggttgcgactcgaaaccagaccatgacaagccggaaccacagttgcgagtcccgttgcgactcgagaccttccttcgttgcgactcgaaatctcgactcgagaccatacatACGTACACACTGTTGGGCCTGTACACTaatacgagcccaactgatttgggctgaacacttggactctgcttgtttacgtgattgtTTACGTGGAATACAATgttgaatacttgtacaacctGTTATAATACGTGTAGAACTTATGTGCAATACTTGaatacgaatctgattggtatgataactgtggtaggacgtggttaatcgctctaaaacttaattgaactgtgtgagtcataccgagcaaccccaggtgagttcattgcattttctcaagcatgcgtcccggtggtttgggacaactggtaaacatttggaagggaaacttggggtaaacaactgaaacttagaaacaatcatttaccggattgcctgtaaggcaatggggtaattagttgatagcgctattaggtttggcaccctcacaccgggccgtaaggacgggcgtgaactaattactgggacaacttgtaacgcggatataagacctcctacagcttgtcaaggttgtttgataccttgactttgaccaatgcctgtaaggcattggggttaggcattcccatcattgacgctgcatacggtacaacaaaCGAATTAACAACGATATCTGAAATaaacaacgagttgatttaactaatatctggtaacttcacacgtaagcaacaccttgaactcaccagcgtagtctgacacacttgtttgcatgcttgtaggtcgttaactttggaacatggacttgctatctgggcgtgctggagtggtcatagatcgaagctactggattatttataattgaaaCATTGGTTTTAAGCTTATTTTGAAACAATcactaaacgacttatcatatgcttccgctacttaactcttggaaattaacattgtgtttgacatttaatcttgacgattaatgacatgttttatttaaatatttactattggttcaatgtgattggtggctcagactctgatgtgtaacacgcctcgcggggttccCGCGGGTGGTATTTTGgtggtgttacagtttggtatcagagccaggttatagtgaactaggttttaaaacgttttgtaaaaccagactataaccgaacaacttcgaaaatcgatcatgacactcagcaccagattgcaaggttcgcttctctctcactttatacattacttgcttagcagtcacacacccacaacgtatatgaactgaaacattaaacaccatagtgacttgatattgtgacactactcttcgactcatgtgaaccatagaactgtgatatcagctgttgtgttatttgaacgggggaaacttcgagcgcaagctaagaggctctgagatgaacatgcaaatcgccttattattatgggtgcacacttaataataacgcggggtgcatgcaagtcccagtgaggcttatcgagcgtgagaagggttctgccttactatgtgcaaACTTGGTAGTATATAGATATCTGTATGACACCtgacttccatctcgtttcgatttctaaatcggtttattcccaactatagaaacatgagtggacgaggacacggacgtggcaacatcaacatgactcaggctgagttgactgacctaatcaatacccgcgtggctgaggctctagcagcctatcaagctggtacggaatgtaccaagtactccttATTCTTATACCAcatacacgtcttttcattcctataatgtgtttcctcccgttatttaggtcagcaagcgcaacctcaacctaaccagcctgtgtgtacattcaaaatgtttatggactgtaagccacagaccttcaccgggacagaaggggctgtgggacttctgagatggttcgagaaagcagaatctgtgtttgctatctgtaactgtcccgctggggacagggtgaaatatgcggcgggtaccttggctgatggtgccctaacatggtggaacgcccaagtgcagttgttggggatcgaggcagcgaatgccacaacttgggaagattttaaagaactgatcagggaggagtactgtcctcgggacgaggtctttttgggtaaagggttaccccggtgattctatatattcacaccCAATAAAAAACCAAGTAGTGTAGGgagtctacactagttcaatcatgggacatgccccatgaaagtagaaacaaagaaatcaaccaagaaaTACAAATCAAACTGAAACCGAACCACTAGACTACAATCTAGACCAAACCAATGTAAAAAACACAAATTACTCAGCCACCATCATCTACAATGTCGTTGCCATGAATCTCCCACTCCCTCCAAAGTCTTCGCACATTTTCCGTTGTCTTCAATCTCGCACCCATTAGCTTGTATCTAACCAAACTAATGATATTTTCACTAACAGTCTCTGGAGGACGCATCCGATTCTTGAATATCCTGAAATTACGCTCCTGCCAAATAACATAAGCACATGCCGCCACCAGCAGCTTCGCAACATAATCAGATGCTAACTTTGATTTGGACCGATCACGAAGCCAATTGATGATATCCTCCCATTTAGGTTGAACCGTACTCATGCCCACTTTTTGCCTCACGATATACCAAACTTTCGTGGAAAATTCACATTCGAAGAACAAATGGCTATGAGAGTCATGATTAGCATAGCAAAGCAGACAACACATCATATTCATCGTCTTTCTACGAGAGATATCCCACTTAAGAATCTTATCCTGCGTGAGAAGTTTACCTCTCATAATCAGCCACATCAAAAAAGCATGCCTCGGGATACATTGGTTAAACCAGACAATAGTGCACCAATCTATTTCTGTACCTTTGAAACGAACCGAATTCCAAGCCTCCGAAGACGAGAAAACACTTGTGTTATTACCATCACGCCACATAACTCTATCAGGATTATTCGGCCGGATATTGACATGATCTAGCTGAATCAGAACAGGAAAGAGATCCCTCCAAGCAACCGGCCACTTCCACTGACCGTTGGCCTGAATGTCAGAAACCGAATCCTCTAACCGGAACCCAGCATTTGAAATAACTCTTGGCGAGATAAATTCCCCAAGCGGCCCAATGTCACTCCAACGGTCGTACCAAGCCGAAGCCAAGGCCCCATTGCCAATATCAATCCAAAAGAAATCCCTCAAAACCGGACGAAGATTAAGAATCTTACGCCACGAGTAGCTACACGAAGAGGGCATTTTGGCAATGTGCCTAAACTGGCCGACAtgaagttggaaaacgaatactacgacttgaagatggttggatctgaagtcgaagcgtacgtgaagcgatcgtatgaactggccgacatgtgcctaaacttgtcccggcctatgtctcggaggattgagttgttcatcaaagggttgcctccgcgtgtgaagagcttggtcactgcagcccatctcaatgatttaacacagattgttcgtctgactcataagattgtggaccaagaggtcgAGAGCGACTCGTTACCTCCTCGCATCTCAGCCACTgctgctgctacacccactgccactgcgtccgctaatgataacaagcggaagtggagtgattatgacaaggcatccagtgttggccagactcagaaaaggccagacaacagcaaccgcaacatcagccagtcgtcgtctgtcaatcaaggccagggaagtggtcaaagtcagggctcgtatgcagggaagaaacCACAGTGTAATAAGTGTGGCTACCATCATTTCGGACCATGTAGTCGCACATGTCGCAGGTGTGgtaaagtgggccatgaggccaaggattgcagaGCTTCACAGCCCAAGcaccagcagcaacaaaaccagcagaatcagagacaacagggacaaccaccccagcagaaccagggttttaggaaggggtgctatcagtgcggtgatgagggtcactttaagcgggattgccctcagctaaaccagaacgctaacgacaacaaccgcccgaataacaacaatgctggaaacaacaacaacaacggcaacaacgggggtaatggttctcggggcagagtgtttcagcttggagcaggagatgccaggaatgacggcaacgttgtaactggtacgtttcctgttaatgatcgtattgcttctgtattatttgattcgggtgccgattggagttacgtgtccctagagtttagtcaacgattagggataaccccaacacctttagaagttaaacaggtagtagaactagcagatggtaaaacgatagaagcctcgaacgttctttttggatgcaaactagatctcgtgggtcaggtgtttgatattgacctccttcccgttacgctcggtagtttcgatatagtggtaggcatggattggttgtccaagcaccaagccgaaattttgtgtaaagagaagatcgtgcgtatccctctccctgacggggagtcactgttagttcaaggacatcgtagtgggacgatggttgggattatcacggccatgcgtgcacaacagtatctacaaaaggggtatcctgcactgttagcattagttaccaacgctcagtctgaagagagtaagatcgaggatctaccagtggtgcgagaattcgctgatgtgttcccagaggagctaccagggttacctcctcaccgtcaagtagaatttcagattgatcttgcaccgggagcggctccaattgctcgagctccttaccggttagcaccaggagagttacaggaactgtctaatcaactgcaggagttgttggacaggggctttattcgacccagttcttcgccttggggagccccagttttgttcgtaaagaagaaggacgggtcattccgtatgtgtatcgactatcgagagctcaacaaggtgaccattaagaaccgctatccgttaccacgtatcgacgacttgttcgaccagttgcaagggtcgagtttctattcaaagatcgacttaaggtcgggttatcaccaggtaagggttagggaagaggatgttcccaagacagcctttcgaacgcgctacggacactatgagtttttggtcatgccgtttggattgaccaatgcaccagcagttttcatggatctcatgaaccgcgtatgcaagccatatctcgacgagtttgttatagt contains the following coding sequences:
- the LOC110919106 gene encoding uncharacterized protein LOC110919106, with the translated sequence MPSSCSYSWRKILNLRPVLRDFFWIDIGNGALASAWYDRWSDIGPLGEFISPRVISNAGFRLEDSVSDIQANGQWKWPVAWRDLFPVLIQLDHVNIRPNNPDRVMWRDGNNTSVFSSSEAWNSVRFKGTEIDWCTIVWFNQCIPRHAFLMWLIMRGKLLTQDKILKWDISRRKTMNMMCCLLCYANHDSHSHLFFECEFSTKVWYIVRQKVGMSTVQPKWEDIINWLRDRSKSKLASDYVAKLLVAACAYVIWQERNFRIFKNRMRPPETVSENIISLVRYKLMGARLKTTENVRRLWREWEIHGNDIVDDGG